From Deinobacterium chartae:
ACTTTCGGGTTCGGCACGCGCCCACCCGGCCTGGACCAACTCAGGCACAGAGTATCAGACGTAGCCGGGAACGGGCGTGCACAGCGGAAACGGATCGCCAACCGGGCGGTGATCCTCGTTATTGCCCCGGCTGGCAGGGCAGCGCTTCACCGCCCAGGGCTCCGGCTTACTTCAGCAGGTTGCGCGCGATCACCACGCGCTGGATCTCGTTGGTGCCCTCGTAGATCATGTTCAGCTTGACGTCGCGCAGCAGCTTCTCGACCGGGTATTCGCCCACGTAGCCGTAGCCGCCGTGCACCTGGATCGCCTCGGTCGCGGCCCTAAAGGCCATCTCGGAGCAGTAGGCCTTGGCAATCGCGCTCTCGGTGGAGTGCGGCAGGCCCTGGTCCACCAGCCACGCGGCCTTGAGGGCCATCAGGCGTCCGGTCTCGATGCCCATGAGCATCTCGGCCAGCTTGAACTGGATCGCCTGGAAGTCGGCGATCGGACGGCCGAAGGCGGCGCGCTCCTTGGCGTAGCGAACCGACTCCTCGAGGGCGCGGCGGGCGATGCCGACCGAACCGGCGGCGACCGGGACGCGGGTCTTGTCCAGGGTCTTCATGGCAATCTTGAAGCCGTCACCCACGCCGCCCAGCACGTTCTCGCGGGGTACGCGAACGTTCTCGAAGACCAGTTCTGCGGTCAGGCTGGCGCGCTGGCCCATCTTGTGCCGGATCTTGTTGTAGCTCTGGCCGGGCGCGTCCTTGGGGACCACGATGGCGACCGTGCCCCGGTGCCCCAAGCTTTTGTCCACGGTCGCAAAGACCACGGTGATCTCGGCCACGCCGCCGTTGGAGATCCACATCTTGGTGCCGTTGATGACCCACTCGTCACCCTCGAGGACGGCGGTGGTGTTCATGGCGGCGGCGTCCGAACCGTTGTTGGGCTCGGAAAGCGCGAAGGCCGCGAGGCTGGGCTTCTCGAGCAGCGGGGACAGAAAGCGCCGCTGCTGCTGCTCGGTACCGCCCACGATGATCGGGGTTATTCCCAGCTCGGAGGCCATCAAGATGGTGTAGATGCCCATGCAGCCGTAGGCCAGCTCTTCGCCGATGATGACCTCCTCGGTCATGCCCAGGCCCAGCCCCCCGGCGTGCTCGGGAATCGAGGTGTTGAGCAGGCCGACCTCGAAGGCCTGTTCCACCACGCCCCAGGGCATCTCTTCTTTCTGGTCGTACTCGCTCGCCACCGGGATGATCTCGTTCCGGGTAAAGTCGCGCGCGAGGGCCTGGAGCTGTTTCTGCTCGTCGGTCAGCGAGAAGTCAATCATGGTGTCCTCTTTTCTCCTGGGATTGTACCGAGTACAGAATTGTTTTGGGAAGGGTGGGCAGATCTCGTAGCGCCGCCTCGAGGAGAACGCCCCCCCGCGCGTCCGGCTCAGTCGCGCAGTTGCCCGAACACCTGCCGGGAGATCACCAGTTTCTGGATCTCGCTGGTGCCCTCGTAGATCTGCGTGACCTTGGCGTCGCGGTAGTGGCGCTCGACCGGGTACTCGCGGCTGTAGCCGTTGCCCCCGAAGATCTGGATGGCCTCCTGCGACACCCACACCGCCGCCTCCGAAGCGAGCAGCTTGGCCATCGAAGCCTCCTTGGAGTACTTCAGACCCTGGTCCTTCATCCAGGCGGCCTTGAGGGCCACCAGCCGGGCCGCCTCGAGGCGCGCAGCCATCTCGGCGATCTTGAACGACACGCCCTCGAACTCGGCGATCTTTTTACCGAACTGCTCGCGCTCGAGGGCGTAGCGGGCCGCGGCCTCGAAAGCCGCCCGCCCGATGCCCAGGGCCTGCATGGCAATCCCGATGCGGCCCGAGTCCAGGCTGGAGAAGGCCACGATGAGCCCTTCGCCCTCGGCGCCGATGCGGTTTTCGTCCGGGATCCGCACGTCGTCGAACATGACGGTGGTGGTGTGGGCGGCGTGCAGGCCCATCTTCTCCTCGGGCCGACCGAACGAGAGCCCGGGCGCGCCCTTCTCGACCACGAAGCAGGTCACGCCCCGCGCGCCCTCGGCTCCGGTGCGGGCCATCACCAGATAGGTGTCGGCCTGTCCGCCCGAGGTGATCCAGGCCTTCTGGCCGCTGAGCACCCAAGCGTCACCGTCGCGGGTCGCACGCAGCTTGAGCCCTGCGGCGTCCGAGCCCGCAGAGGCCTCGGTCAGACAAAATGCCCCGATTTTCTCGCCGCTGGCCAGTGGGCGCAGGTACTGCTCGCGCTGGGCGTCGGTGCCGTAGCGCAAGATCATCTGTTCGGGCAGGCCGTTTTGCACCGAGACGATCACGGCCACCGAGGCGTCGGCGGCGGCGATCTCCTCGAGGCACAGCGCGTAGGTGACGCTGTCCAGGCCCGCCCCGCCCCAGCGTTCGGGCACGGTGGCTCCCAGCAGGCCCATCTGGCCGAGTTCTTTCAGCTGCGGCCACGGGAACTCTCCGGAGCGGTCGTATTGGGCGGCCAGCGGCGCGATGCGTTCCTGGGCGAACTCGCGCACGCTGCCGAGAATCAGGCGTTGGTCGTCTGTGAGGGCAAAGTGCATGGTTGAAATCTCCCCGTAGTCCATCGAACGTTTGTTCGACTTTTTCTGATTCTACATGCCCCGCCGCACAAGTCCGCCCTGCCGAATCCGAAGCTCTCCCACCCTCGCCCCCAGCCCCCTGGTCTACACTGAAGGCATGATCGAGCGCGTCCACCTGGCCAAACCCCGCGGCTTCTGCGCGGGCGTGGTCATGGCGATCCAGGCCGTCGAAAAGGCCGCCGCGACCGAACCCAAACCGGTGACGGTCTACCATTCCATCGTTCACAACCACACCGTGGTGGAGCGCCTGGGCAACCAGGGCGTCCACTTCGTGGAAGACCTCGAGAGCCTCGAGCGCCTGCCCGAAGGCGGCGACACCGTGGTGTTCTCGGCGCACGGGGTGAGCCCCCGCGTGCGCGAGCGCGCCCGCGAGCTGGGAGTGGCCACCATCGACGCCACCTGCCCGCTGGTCACCAAGGTGCACACCGAGGCCAAGAAATACGCCCGCGAGGGCTACCACATTCTCCTGATCGGCGACTCGGCCAGCCACCAGGAGGTGATCGGCACGCGCGGCGAAGCCCCCGAGGCCACCACGGTGGTGGGCGTACTGGGCAAGAGCGGCCCCGGCCTCGAAGATCCCTACCGCGTGCAGGTACCCGACCCCCAGCGGGTGGTGGTCCTGACCCAGACCACCTTGTCGGTGGATGACACCCGCAAGACCGTGGCGATCCTCAAGCAGCGTTTCCCGGCGCTGGTGATCCCGCCCTCCGAGGACCTGTGCTACGCCACCAAGAACCGCCAGGACGCGGTCAAGAACATTGCCCCGCAAGTCGACGCCTTTCTGGTGCTGACCTCCACCCACTCCTCCAACGGCATGCGCCTGCTCGAGCTGGCCGAGAACCTGTGCGGCCGCGCCTACCGCCTCGAGACCGCCCGCGACCTCGAGAACATCGACCTCTCGGGCGTGCGCTCGGTGGGCATCACCTCGGCGGCCTCCACACCCGACGACCTGGTTCAGGAGGTCGTGGCCCACTTCCGCGCACGCAACGCCGCCCTCGAGGTGATCGAGGAGGGCGAGTGGGAGAACATCGAGTTCCGCGAGGCCAAAAAGGTGCTGCCCGCAGCGCGCTGAGCGCGCCGCAACGCCCGTGGGCTGGCTCCGCCAAGGACCGGCCCACGGCCTTTTCAGGCCCGGTTCAGCGGCTACCTGCTACGCTGCGCGCGGAGGTCGAGATGATCGAAGGGCTGACCGCAGGGTTGATCGGACTGACGCTGGCGGGCACCGCGCTTCACCTGTACGGGCGCAGGGTGCGGCGGCCAGCGCTGATGCTACTCGGGGCCCTAGACGGCCTGTACCCGCCGCTGCTGCTGGCGTGGGCGTCGCTGCTGCCGCACCTCGAGGGACCCGGCTCCGCGCTGCCGCTGGCCGTGCGCCTGCTGCTGCCGCCGCTGTTGCCGGCGCTGGCCGCAGCCGCCTGGGTCAGCCTCCCGTCTCGGGCCCCGGCGGCTGGCCGCTTCCGGCCCTACTCGGCGCGCAGGTAGCCGCCCTTGATCAGGGCGTTCAGGACCGGCTCGAGGTCGTGCAGCGGCTGATCGTGCCGCAGCGCGTAGTCTGCCGGGGTACGCCCGCTGCCCAGGTGCTTGATGAACTCCAGCGCAAAAGCCCCCACCTCGGTCTTGAACACCTGATGCACCGCCGTGATCGGGTTAAGAGCGTCACGGCCCCGCAGGGTCAGCGCGTAGTTCTGGTGCGCCCAGCCGGCCAGCGGTTTGGGCAGAATCAGGGTCTGCGGGCGCAGCGGGGCCGGGAAAACGCCCTCCTCGAAGGTCGCCTCGAGGCGGGCGAACGGGACACCGTCGCGCAGCAAGCTGCTGCCCGCCGGACCGGTGAGCACCCCGGTAAAGCCCTCGTTGGGGGGAACTTTCCAGACCCGCTGGCTCACGCCCGACAGCGCGTGGGCCACCTCGGGCCGCAGCTCGTAAGCGTCCAGCGAGGCACCGGCCGTAAAAACGTTCAGCAGGTCGCCCAGCGCCATCTCCCCGTGGTGCTGTTCCGAGGCGGCGGCAACCGCGCGGCCCTCGTAGACCAGCACGTGTACCTGCTGCTCCTCGAGGTGAGCATGCAGGTGCCCGTACCAGGAAGTGTCGTGCAGGTGCCGCAAGAACGCGTGCAGGTCACAAA
This genomic window contains:
- a CDS encoding acyl-CoA dehydrogenase family protein, which translates into the protein MIDFSLTDEQKQLQALARDFTRNEIIPVASEYDQKEEMPWGVVEQAFEVGLLNTSIPEHAGGLGLGMTEEVIIGEELAYGCMGIYTILMASELGITPIIVGGTEQQQRRFLSPLLEKPSLAAFALSEPNNGSDAAAMNTTAVLEGDEWVINGTKMWISNGGVAEITVVFATVDKSLGHRGTVAIVVPKDAPGQSYNKIRHKMGQRASLTAELVFENVRVPRENVLGGVGDGFKIAMKTLDKTRVPVAAGSVGIARRALEESVRYAKERAAFGRPIADFQAIQFKLAEMLMGIETGRLMALKAAWLVDQGLPHSTESAIAKAYCSEMAFRAATEAIQVHGGYGYVGEYPVEKLLRDVKLNMIYEGTNEIQRVVIARNLLK
- a CDS encoding acyl-CoA dehydrogenase, giving the protein MHFALTDDQRLILGSVREFAQERIAPLAAQYDRSGEFPWPQLKELGQMGLLGATVPERWGGAGLDSVTYALCLEEIAAADASVAVIVSVQNGLPEQMILRYGTDAQREQYLRPLASGEKIGAFCLTEASAGSDAAGLKLRATRDGDAWVLSGQKAWITSGGQADTYLVMARTGAEGARGVTCFVVEKGAPGLSFGRPEEKMGLHAAHTTTVMFDDVRIPDENRIGAEGEGLIVAFSSLDSGRIGIAMQALGIGRAAFEAAARYALEREQFGKKIAEFEGVSFKIAEMAARLEAARLVALKAAWMKDQGLKYSKEASMAKLLASEAAVWVSQEAIQIFGGNGYSREYPVERHYRDAKVTQIYEGTSEIQKLVISRQVFGQLRD
- the ispH gene encoding 4-hydroxy-3-methylbut-2-enyl diphosphate reductase, yielding MIERVHLAKPRGFCAGVVMAIQAVEKAAATEPKPVTVYHSIVHNHTVVERLGNQGVHFVEDLESLERLPEGGDTVVFSAHGVSPRVRERARELGVATIDATCPLVTKVHTEAKKYAREGYHILLIGDSASHQEVIGTRGEAPEATTVVGVLGKSGPGLEDPYRVQVPDPQRVVVLTQTTLSVDDTRKTVAILKQRFPALVIPPSEDLCYATKNRQDAVKNIAPQVDAFLVLTSTHSSNGMRLLELAENLCGRAYRLETARDLENIDLSGVRSVGITSAASTPDDLVQEVVAHFRARNAALEVIEEGEWENIEFREAKKVLPAAR